A segment of the Nostoc sp. TCL26-01 genome:
TCTCCAGTTTACCGATGATAGTTCAAGTGTCATCAATCTTCCTCAACAGCAAATCGACAGGAGACAAAAATGAAACTCTATTATCGCGGTGCTAGCTACGAATGCAATCCTCATAGTGTTGCAAACAGAGAAGTACAACAGCCGTTTCAACCATCTGCCAGAAGAGGAACAGCTTATAATTTAATGTATCGTGGAGTGAGTTATCATGTTGACCCCAGCGCCCCAATGGAAGATACTACTCAACCATCCGTAACCTATAAATTGAGCTTTCGCGGAATTAACTACCTTGTCAATCGAAATATACAAGGTAAAGTTAGTTTAGTTTAATTTCTCAAGGCGATTTTACTAGCGTAGCAAGATTACAGTATAAGTATAGTCAAGAATTGTCAGTTGGGGAGCCAATGCACTTAATCCAACCTACATCTAATACTTGCTTCGTTCCCTATTCTCTCGCTACGCAAGTAATTTCAGGAATCAAATCAAGTAGTCCATAGTCAAAATCAAGTTTTTTTAAACTGTTGACTATTGACTATTGACTATTGACTAATTTAAAAATCAACACCCCGTTTTAGTTCTACGCCATGATTAGCGTAGTGTTTATGACAATAAACTTCCGAGTGAATGCTGGCTAAATCAAAGTAATCAGGGTGATTTTGACAACGGCCAGTAATGATAATCTCGGTGTCACGAGGTTTACGTAATAAAGCTTGGACAATGGGTTCAACGGGAAGCAATTCTAAGTCAACGGTGGGATTAAGTTCATCGAGGATGATGGTTTTGTAGAGTCCAGAAGCGATCGCTGTTTTGGCGATTTCCCAACCCCGTTCGGCTTCTATATAGTCTAATTCTTGGCGGGAATTGCGCCAGACGATCGCATCTCGACCGCAGCGTTGATGATCCACCACTTCCGGATAAGATTGACGTAAGGCGGCGATCGCTGCATCTTCTGTATAACCACTACCACCTTTGAGCCACTGCATAATCAGTACCCGCGTTGAACCGGGATGGTTGATACCTCTACCAATGGCCTGTAAAGCTTTACCTAAAGCACTGGTAGATTTACCTTTACCCGCACCTGTATAAATTTCGATCCCTTGAATCAAGAGTTCATTGGCAATGGGATGGTGTTGGGGTTTCATTTCTGAGTGCAAATCCGCAATGTCGAGTAATTTTTGTGGCGCACCTCTACCAGTG
Coding sequences within it:
- a CDS encoding cob(I)yrinic acid a,c-diamide adenosyltransferase: MTRNGIGIRTAQVRSERLTGQIHIYDGVGKGKSQAALGVVLRSIGLGINTPNNSNRVLLLRFLKGPERDYDEDGAIAALQRGFPHLIDQVRTGRAEFFGVEEITNFDRVEAARGWDVAKGAIASGLYSVVVLDELNPVLDLGLLSVDEVVQTIKSKPQELEIIATGRGAPQKLLDIADLHSEMKPQHHPIANELLIQGIEIYTGAGKGKSTSALGKALQAIGRGINHPGSTRVLIMQWLKGGSGYTEDAAIAALRQSYPEVVDHQRCGRDAIVWRNSRQELDYIEAERGWEIAKTAIASGLYKTIILDELNPTVDLELLPVEPIVQALLRKPRDTEIIITGRCQNHPDYFDLASIHSEVYCHKHYANHGVELKRGVDF
- a CDS encoding DUF4278 domain-containing protein, translated to MKLYYRGASYECNPHSVANREVQQPFQPSARRGTAYNLMYRGVSYHVDPSAPMEDTTQPSVTYKLSFRGINYLVNRNIQGKVSLV